In Natronomonas halophila, one DNA window encodes the following:
- the rdfA gene encoding rod-determining factor RdfA, with protein sequence MDQSEESDSTHGGRRSKVARLIEEYDLQGLGTELEQLWTAEEDRRSLRDLAAYFNRKLLEQALEAANVQQLDGEVENTYRLLTDDDVSSAESTRIERRLERDGVDVESLVSDFVTYQAIRTYLKDHRGAEYTPSETDPLEREKTNFQKLRGRMVSVTEGKLEQLQKNEAFTLGEFRTLADIQVVCEDCNTQFGVLELLEREGCNCEDR encoded by the coding sequence ATGGACCAATCAGAGGAGTCAGATTCGACCCATGGGGGGCGACGGAGCAAGGTCGCTCGACTCATCGAGGAGTACGACCTGCAGGGGCTGGGCACGGAGTTAGAGCAGCTCTGGACTGCCGAGGAAGACCGGCGGAGCCTTCGGGACCTGGCAGCCTACTTCAACCGAAAACTGCTGGAACAGGCCCTCGAAGCGGCGAACGTCCAGCAACTCGATGGGGAGGTCGAGAACACCTATCGCCTGTTGACCGACGACGACGTCAGCAGCGCCGAGTCTACCCGTATCGAGCGGCGGCTCGAACGCGATGGCGTGGACGTCGAGTCCCTCGTGAGTGATTTCGTCACCTATCAGGCAATCCGAACCTACCTCAAGGACCACCGTGGTGCCGAGTACACGCCCTCGGAGACGGACCCGCTGGAGCGTGAGAAGACGAACTTCCAGAAGCTCCGCGGTCGGATGGTCTCGGTCACGGAGGGGAAACTCGAACAGTTGCAGAAAAACGAGGCGTTCACGCTCGGCGAGTTCCGGACGCTCGCGGACATTCAGGTCGTCTGTGAGGACTGTAACACCCAGTTCGGCGTGCTGGAACTCCTCGAACGAGAGGGCTGTAACTGCGAGGACCGCTAG
- a CDS encoding archaea-specific SMC-related protein, giving the protein MSQGQVASKCRLTAQNIGGIDETEVVFEPGVTVLAGRNATNRTSLLQAVMAALGSDDVSIKADADEANTELALGDDTYARTLKRRNGTVQGTGNPYLEDSTVADLFAFLLESNEARRAVVTDADLREIIMQPIDTEDIRAEIDRLIEERRQISDELDELDDLKDRLPSLEEKRQRLQDQIEDKRSELQELEEEIDARDADVEQTREEQAELEEKLETLREKRSTLEDVRYELDTEEESLDSLQQEKREVEEEYEELPETPAGDLDEIESRIDRLRTRKQELESELNELQSVIGFNQEMLEDAGGDLFDALQEDAESGAVTEELLPEETVNCWTCGSEVEPEQIESTIDKLRDLSQETVGEINDIEDELDDLKAKRRDRRQDQQRRERLERRTRDLEDEIEDTEARLETLKEQRNELREEIEAAEEEVETLENDAYDEILDLHKEANQLEYDLGTLENDLERVEDNITSIEERLDEESELEERREGINDDIEDLRTKIERTEQQAIEEFNDHMDTVLDLLEYGNLARIWLERQETEVREGRKKVTKSVFDLHIVRQTDSGTTYEDTIDHLSESEREVTGLIFALAGYLAHEVYETVPFMLLDSLEAIDSERIATLVEYFGEYSDYLVVALLPEDASSVDADQRIESI; this is encoded by the coding sequence ATGAGTCAAGGACAGGTTGCCTCGAAATGTCGACTAACGGCGCAGAACATCGGCGGCATCGACGAGACGGAGGTCGTCTTCGAACCCGGTGTCACGGTTCTGGCCGGCCGGAACGCCACGAACCGGACCTCGTTGCTGCAGGCGGTTATGGCCGCGCTCGGGAGCGATGACGTCTCCATCAAAGCCGACGCCGACGAAGCCAACACCGAGTTGGCGCTGGGCGACGACACGTACGCCCGAACGCTGAAACGGCGCAACGGGACGGTACAGGGCACGGGGAACCCGTATCTCGAAGATTCGACGGTCGCGGACCTCTTTGCGTTCCTGCTGGAATCGAACGAGGCGCGACGGGCCGTCGTAACCGACGCCGACCTCCGGGAGATCATCATGCAGCCCATCGATACGGAGGACATCCGGGCGGAAATCGACCGCCTCATCGAGGAGCGACGGCAGATATCCGATGAACTCGACGAACTCGACGACCTGAAAGACCGGCTGCCGTCCCTCGAAGAAAAGCGGCAGCGACTCCAGGACCAAATCGAGGACAAGCGCTCCGAACTACAGGAACTGGAGGAGGAAATCGACGCCCGCGACGCCGACGTCGAGCAGACCCGCGAGGAGCAGGCCGAACTGGAGGAGAAACTCGAAACCCTCCGCGAGAAACGGTCGACGCTCGAGGACGTCCGCTACGAACTGGATACCGAAGAGGAGAGCCTCGATTCGCTGCAGCAGGAGAAACGCGAGGTCGAAGAGGAGTACGAGGAACTGCCGGAGACGCCTGCTGGCGACCTCGACGAGATCGAAAGCCGCATCGACCGACTCCGAACGCGAAAGCAGGAGTTGGAGTCGGAACTGAACGAGCTACAGAGCGTCATCGGGTTCAATCAGGAGATGCTCGAAGACGCCGGGGGCGACCTCTTCGATGCCCTGCAGGAGGACGCGGAAAGCGGGGCAGTGACCGAGGAGTTGCTCCCCGAGGAAACCGTCAACTGCTGGACCTGCGGTAGCGAGGTCGAACCGGAACAGATCGAATCGACCATCGACAAACTCCGCGACCTCAGCCAGGAGACGGTCGGCGAAATCAACGACATCGAGGACGAACTCGACGACCTGAAAGCAAAGCGGCGCGACCGGCGGCAGGACCAGCAGCGTCGCGAGCGGCTCGAACGCCGAACGCGGGACCTCGAGGACGAAATCGAGGACACCGAAGCCCGTCTGGAGACCCTCAAGGAACAGAGGAACGAACTCCGGGAGGAAATCGAGGCTGCCGAGGAGGAAGTCGAAACGCTGGAAAACGACGCGTACGACGAGATTCTCGACCTGCACAAGGAAGCCAACCAGCTGGAATACGACCTCGGGACCCTCGAAAACGACCTCGAACGCGTCGAGGACAACATCACGTCAATCGAGGAGCGCCTCGATGAGGAAAGCGAACTCGAGGAACGCCGCGAGGGAATCAACGACGACATCGAGGACCTGCGAACGAAAATCGAGCGCACCGAACAGCAGGCCATCGAGGAGTTCAACGACCACATGGATACCGTGCTGGACCTGCTCGAATACGGGAACCTGGCCCGTATCTGGCTGGAGCGACAGGAAACCGAGGTCCGGGAAGGCCGGAAGAAGGTCACCAAGAGCGTCTTCGATCTGCACATCGTCCGCCAGACCGATTCCGGAACGACCTACGAGGACACCATCGACCACCTCTCGGAGAGCGAGCGGGAGGTAACGGGCCTCATCTTCGCACTCGCGGGCTATCTCGCCCACGAGGTGTACGAGACGGTCCCGTTCATGCTGCTCGACTCGCTGGAAGCCATCGACTCCGAGCGCATCGCGACGCTCGTCGAGTATTTCGGCGAATACAGCGACTATCTGGTCGTCGCGCTGCTGCCCGAGGACGCCAGTAGCGTCGACGCGGACCAGCGCATCGAGAGCATCTAA
- a CDS encoding type II/IV secretion system ATPase subunit, whose amino-acid sequence MTREASASGPDDGDSAGSDPEEANASKAVGEYTWRDFMREYGYADDIAAAYRDVDVEVDSDGLFAFLGNDRKRAPAEEDWERTDFDPATFLGFPPGDVPERLGAAAVDASALRSRFEKWVDATPVAKDAYTWEHFKWEYYYDESGDPPRDGTGEVEPFDPSEYLGFDPENIDSVLAAGAEAAEEMAEIEEERTVYVNPELDEDDFFSTSDGRTTLVNRYDLEKSVPMDKKEHFIEVERYWVNEPYAFVIIFHSVKENEKKYYAVDPYLTDIESDLVEYFSGKLRTSIKYSDDDVVVEGSDEDRGDVLEGEVEWLLDRSDVWQSTSDDTGLVDEAKSFVGMTDDPDDTDSGRGIEGIRVRPEPAILEEDPDWITDYQVEKLLYVIRRDFIGYERIDPIKHDINVEDISCDGYEQPVFVYHTDYENLITNIQHGETRLDNFVIKLAQRSGKGISKRQPQVDATLPDGSRAQLTLGTEVSDHGTNYTIRQFKDVPFTPVDLINWKTFSMDEMAFLWLCIESNKSLIFAGGTASGKTTSLNAVSLFIPSNTKIVSIEDTREVELPQRNWVASVTRPSFSQDNTGDVDEFDLLEAALRQRPDYIVMGEVRGEEGRTLFQVMSTGHTTYTTFHADNVDEVLKRFTTDPINVSKTLFTALDLVSVQAQTKVDGRKVRRNTMITEINAYDAENDEISVQDVYQWQPENDEFLQHGDSRKLQEIAFDRGWSQNRLRRELFERRTVLSYLITNGLNTYTEVAATVQAYINDPETILTLMANDELAASLEDLREMESVLIDVDPEKEALVPRPDPADDVLAEAEAVLESADSRVFEEYRGRRAGSLVEALSEGSLDEDITAPPGIDRSVLEAIASDGVGGTDESVSAGDGPEADPDADAGSTPDISADGGELDNPDDGAVDEGGE is encoded by the coding sequence ATGACGAGGGAGGCGAGCGCATCAGGCCCCGACGATGGGGATTCCGCGGGTTCGGACCCCGAGGAAGCCAACGCCTCGAAAGCGGTCGGGGAGTACACGTGGCGGGATTTCATGCGCGAGTACGGTTACGCCGACGATATCGCGGCGGCGTATCGGGACGTCGATGTCGAGGTCGATTCGGATGGGCTGTTCGCGTTTCTCGGCAACGACCGGAAACGGGCGCCCGCGGAGGAGGACTGGGAGCGGACCGACTTCGACCCAGCCACGTTCCTGGGCTTTCCGCCCGGTGACGTTCCCGAACGGCTCGGTGCTGCCGCGGTCGACGCGTCGGCGCTCAGGAGCCGGTTCGAAAAGTGGGTCGACGCGACGCCCGTCGCGAAGGACGCCTACACATGGGAGCACTTCAAGTGGGAGTACTACTACGACGAATCGGGCGACCCACCACGGGACGGAACCGGCGAGGTCGAACCGTTCGACCCCAGCGAGTACCTCGGGTTCGACCCGGAGAACATCGACTCGGTGCTGGCCGCTGGCGCCGAGGCCGCAGAAGAGATGGCCGAAATCGAGGAGGAACGGACCGTCTACGTGAACCCGGAACTCGACGAGGACGACTTCTTCTCGACTTCGGACGGCCGGACGACGCTGGTGAACCGCTACGACCTGGAGAAATCCGTCCCGATGGACAAGAAGGAACACTTCATCGAGGTCGAGCGGTACTGGGTGAACGAGCCGTACGCCTTCGTCATCATCTTCCACTCGGTCAAGGAAAACGAGAAGAAGTACTACGCGGTCGACCCGTACCTGACCGACATCGAATCCGACCTCGTCGAGTACTTCTCGGGGAAACTCCGAACCAGTATCAAATACTCCGACGACGACGTGGTCGTCGAGGGAAGCGACGAGGACCGCGGCGACGTGCTCGAAGGCGAAGTCGAGTGGCTACTGGACCGCAGCGACGTCTGGCAGTCGACATCGGACGATACCGGCCTCGTCGACGAGGCCAAATCCTTCGTCGGAATGACCGACGACCCCGACGACACGGACTCCGGGAGAGGAATCGAAGGCATCCGGGTGCGGCCCGAACCTGCCATCCTCGAAGAGGATCCCGACTGGATTACCGACTACCAGGTCGAGAAACTGCTCTACGTCATCCGGCGGGACTTCATCGGCTACGAGCGCATCGACCCCATCAAGCACGACATCAACGTCGAGGACATCTCCTGTGACGGTTACGAACAGCCGGTGTTCGTCTACCACACCGACTACGAGAACCTGATTACGAACATCCAGCACGGCGAGACGCGCCTCGATAACTTCGTCATCAAACTCGCCCAGCGGTCCGGGAAGGGCATCTCGAAGCGACAACCGCAGGTCGACGCGACGCTTCCCGACGGCTCTCGCGCCCAACTCACTCTCGGGACGGAGGTTTCGGACCACGGGACCAACTACACCATCCGGCAGTTCAAGGACGTCCCGTTCACGCCGGTCGACCTCATCAACTGGAAGACGTTCTCGATGGACGAGATGGCGTTCCTGTGGCTCTGCATCGAGAGTAACAAGTCGCTCATCTTCGCCGGCGGCACCGCCTCGGGCAAGACGACCAGCCTGAACGCCGTCTCGCTGTTCATCCCCTCGAACACGAAAATCGTCTCCATCGAGGACACCCGGGAGGTCGAACTCCCACAGCGCAACTGGGTGGCCTCCGTCACCCGGCCGTCGTTCAGTCAGGACAACACCGGCGACGTCGACGAGTTCGACCTGCTGGAGGCCGCGCTCCGTCAGCGCCCCGACTACATCGTCATGGGCGAGGTCCGCGGCGAGGAGGGCCGGACGCTCTTCCAGGTCATGTCGACGGGCCACACGACCTACACGACGTTCCACGCGGACAACGTCGACGAGGTGCTGAAGCGCTTTACGACCGACCCCATCAACGTCTCGAAGACCCTCTTCACGGCTCTGGACCTCGTTTCGGTCCAGGCCCAGACCAAAGTCGACGGCCGGAAGGTCCGGCGGAATACCATGATAACCGAAATCAACGCTTACGACGCCGAGAACGACGAAATCAGCGTCCAGGACGTCTACCAGTGGCAGCCCGAGAACGACGAGTTCCTCCAGCACGGCGACTCCCGGAAGCTCCAGGAGATCGCCTTCGACCGCGGGTGGTCCCAGAACCGCCTTCGGCGGGAACTGTTCGAGCGGCGGACGGTGCTGTCGTATCTCATCACCAACGGCCTCAACACCTACACCGAGGTCGCAGCGACGGTGCAGGCGTACATCAACGACCCCGAGACCATCCTGACGCTGATGGCCAACGACGAACTGGCGGCGAGTCTGGAGGACCTCCGGGAGATGGAGTCGGTGCTGATAGACGTCGACCCGGAAAAGGAGGCGCTCGTCCCCCGCCCGGACCCGGCCGACGACGTGCTCGCCGAAGCCGAGGCAGTCCTCGAGTCGGCCGACTCACGTGTCTTCGAGGAGTACCGGGGCCGCCGGGCGGGGAGTCTCGTCGAGGCGCTGTCGGAGGGGTCGCTCGACGAGGATATCACCGCACCGCCGGGTATCGACCGGTCGGTCCTTGAAGCCATCGCGAGCGACGGCGTCGGCGGAACGGACGAGTCGGTCTCCGCCGGCGACGGCCCCGAGGCCGACCCGGATGCCGATGCCGGGTCGACGCCCGATATCTCCGCCGACGGCGGCGAACTCGACAACCCGGACGATGGCGCCGTCGACGAGGGGGGTGAGTAA
- a CDS encoding 50S ribosomal protein P1, with product MEYAYAALLLAESGEELNERNLRAVLEAANCAVAESRVKALVAALEGVDTDSVGPENVAQLGGEAAPDASAEDGTGEEADGRSASEMADAAPTGAATEPAGGDTRGERGDESG from the coding sequence ATGGAATACGCCTACGCGGCGCTCCTGTTGGCCGAATCCGGGGAGGAACTCAACGAACGGAACCTGCGGGCGGTTCTGGAGGCAGCGAACTGCGCCGTCGCGGAGTCAAGGGTGAAGGCGCTCGTCGCTGCGCTGGAGGGCGTCGATACGGACTCGGTCGGCCCCGAAAACGTCGCGCAGTTGGGCGGCGAGGCGGCGCCCGACGCAAGCGCTGAGGACGGGACCGGCGAGGAGGCCGACGGACGGTCCGCCAGCGAGATGGCCGACGCGGCGCCGACGGGGGCGGCGACCGAACCTGCTGGCGGCGACACGAGGGGGGAGCGTGGGGATGAGTCTGGGTAG
- a CDS encoding type II secretion system F family protein, protein MSLGSVGGEGLGRRYAYRLVDAFDPLYQRLFDEDDEFVVDLERKLAEARMATPAERYLRRALAFGFLSGVALWLFGVGLTGFLFGTGAVDVGPLTGLRIPNETLLAIIETARVPFLVAMTGLVLGTVGFIAVFGAYLSLPYSRASARQREIDTLLPDAVSFMYALSLGGLSQVEIIETMATSEDTYGEVSNEFRTILQETRYFDTDYRSAIQKRSAETPSAELSQFLTDMLSIIDSGGSMTDFLEDKKDVHFRAAKGNQEQTLETLELFTEMYITISLFPLLLIIILVILDMIRGGQDLLLYATVYVLIPGLGLAFLVIISTVRADEPGDGYLELEETDRRFEVGKESTGLDLGLVDQFTGSYRVFDRIADSEGTHETLDVVKRPHVFLRDNPFYTLAITVPASLMFLVVAVLMGAVPVSWSGVIDRPVWSTLVYVYTPLFTVCVPLAVFWEWNVRRRRAILDGLSENLRKLASANATGLTLLESIKVVADTTPGRLGEEFENMYAKSHYGMHLKESLVVFNNKYHIPRLARTLKLISKAQEISSQISSVLSTAAKAAETQEDIERDRRQRALMQVAIIIMTFLTLLGVMALMKARFLDVMAEVTEQSGAGGSVAGGGFGASVNIDLLSLLFFHAVTLQAILGGIVCGYIKEANVISGVKYVVVLSAAALAVWLVVA, encoded by the coding sequence ATGAGTCTGGGTAGCGTCGGCGGCGAGGGACTGGGTCGGCGTTACGCCTACCGACTCGTCGACGCGTTCGACCCCCTCTATCAGCGTCTCTTCGACGAGGACGACGAGTTCGTCGTCGACCTCGAACGGAAACTGGCCGAGGCACGGATGGCGACGCCGGCCGAGCGGTATCTCCGGCGTGCGCTCGCGTTCGGCTTCCTTAGCGGTGTCGCGCTGTGGCTGTTCGGCGTCGGCCTCACGGGCTTCCTCTTCGGAACCGGCGCCGTCGACGTCGGCCCGCTGACCGGGCTGCGAATCCCCAACGAGACGCTGCTGGCCATCATCGAGACGGCCCGGGTCCCGTTTCTGGTCGCGATGACGGGCCTCGTTCTCGGGACGGTGGGTTTTATCGCCGTCTTCGGGGCCTACCTCTCGCTGCCGTATAGCCGGGCGTCGGCGCGGCAACGCGAAATCGACACGCTCCTCCCGGACGCCGTCTCGTTCATGTACGCCCTCTCGCTGGGCGGTCTGAGTCAGGTCGAAATCATCGAGACGATGGCGACCTCCGAGGACACCTACGGGGAGGTCTCGAACGAATTCCGGACCATCCTCCAGGAAACCCGCTACTTCGATACCGACTACCGGTCGGCCATCCAGAAGCGGTCGGCGGAGACCCCGAGCGCGGAACTGAGCCAGTTCCTCACGGACATGCTGTCCATCATCGACAGCGGCGGGAGCATGACCGACTTCCTGGAGGACAAGAAGGACGTCCACTTCCGGGCGGCCAAGGGCAATCAGGAACAGACCCTGGAGACGCTGGAACTGTTCACCGAGATGTATATCACCATCTCGCTGTTCCCGCTGCTACTGATCATCATCCTCGTCATCCTCGATATGATTCGCGGCGGGCAGGACCTCCTGCTGTATGCGACCGTCTACGTCCTCATCCCGGGACTCGGACTGGCGTTTCTGGTCATCATCTCGACGGTCAGGGCCGACGAACCCGGCGACGGCTACCTCGAACTCGAGGAGACCGACCGCCGGTTCGAAGTCGGCAAGGAGTCGACGGGGCTCGATTTGGGACTCGTCGACCAGTTCACTGGGAGTTACCGCGTCTTCGACCGCATCGCGGACAGCGAGGGGACCCACGAGACGCTGGATGTCGTCAAACGTCCCCACGTCTTCCTGCGGGACAACCCCTTCTACACCCTCGCGATTACGGTTCCCGCCTCGCTGATGTTTCTGGTCGTCGCCGTTCTGATGGGCGCCGTCCCCGTCTCGTGGTCCGGCGTCATCGACCGCCCGGTCTGGTCGACGCTCGTCTACGTCTACACCCCGCTGTTTACCGTCTGCGTCCCGCTGGCGGTTTTCTGGGAGTGGAACGTCCGCCGTCGGCGGGCGATTCTCGATGGGCTCTCAGAGAACCTGCGGAAACTGGCCAGCGCCAACGCGACGGGGCTCACCCTCCTCGAATCGATAAAGGTGGTCGCCGATACCACCCCCGGTCGGCTCGGCGAGGAGTTCGAGAACATGTACGCCAAGAGTCACTACGGGATGCACCTCAAGGAGTCGCTGGTCGTCTTCAACAACAAGTACCACATCCCGCGGCTGGCGCGCACGCTGAAACTCATCAGCAAGGCCCAGGAGATATCGAGTCAGATATCGTCGGTGCTGTCGACGGCCGCCAAGGCCGCCGAAACCCAGGAGGACATCGAACGCGACCGACGACAGCGCGCGCTGATGCAGGTCGCCATCATCATCATGACGTTCCTGACGCTGCTGGGTGTGATGGCGCTGATGAAAGCCCGGTTCCTCGACGTCATGGCGGAGGTCACAGAACAGAGCGGCGCCGGCGGCAGCGTCGCGGGCGGCGGCTTCGGCGCCTCCGTTAACATCGACCTGCTGTCGCTGCTGTTCTTCCACGCCGTGACGCTGCAGGCGATTCTGGGCGGTATCGTCTGCGGATACATCAAGGAAGCGAACGTCATCTCCGGCGTCAAGTACGTGGTCGTGCTATCGGCCGCGGCGCTTGCCGTCTGGCTGGTGGTAGCATGA
- a CDS encoding DUF7287 family protein, which produces MSGARSGDGTRAQTLPDFAVGVAVFLVTTSAIFLFVPQLTLPYDEQGNSLVVQRAAADLGDDMLAGEAPSELNETCTVAFFDRTDAGGCGFEGGDSVTEQLGLAPTYSVNVTVRDAPSDGPNSTVCRADDADTIGDCGSGDANHTLAVGPSLPQRDASVAVARRGAFVGEERVVIEVGVW; this is translated from the coding sequence ATGAGCGGGGCCCGGTCCGGCGACGGGACTCGGGCCCAGACGCTGCCGGATTTCGCCGTCGGCGTCGCCGTCTTCCTCGTGACGACGTCGGCCATCTTCCTGTTCGTCCCCCAGTTGACGCTCCCGTACGACGAACAGGGAAACTCGCTCGTCGTCCAGCGGGCGGCCGCCGACCTCGGTGACGACATGCTCGCCGGGGAGGCGCCGTCGGAACTCAACGAGACCTGCACGGTAGCCTTCTTCGACCGAACCGACGCCGGGGGCTGTGGGTTCGAGGGCGGCGATTCGGTCACCGAACAGCTCGGCCTCGCGCCGACGTACTCGGTGAACGTCACGGTTCGTGACGCGCCGAGCGACGGGCCGAACTCGACGGTTTGCCGCGCGGACGACGCCGATACCATCGGCGATTGCGGCTCCGGCGACGCGAATCACACGCTGGCGGTCGGACCGTCCCTGCCCCAGCGGGACGCGTCGGTCGCCGTCGCCCGTCGGGGGGCCTTCGTCGGCGAGGAGAGGGTCGTCATCGAAGTCGGGGTGTGGTAG
- a CDS encoding DUF7288 family protein, with translation MGGRAQTFTLEAFVAAILLLATIAFALQVVSISANTASPADAELRNQHAGLARGVMDEAATDGNLSRMLRYWDQNASAFHGADEGAADGSYYVSRLPQNADAPEFGRALGEPFDNRQVRYNVDLYYTRANGTRGHQQLVDSGTPSDDAVRVVGTVTLYDDTPLLDANGSRENTTLREVAADSNQAFYAPDARPDGPLYNVVRVEVVLWKP, from the coding sequence ATGGGGGGTCGCGCCCAGACGTTCACGCTGGAGGCGTTCGTCGCGGCGATACTCCTGCTTGCGACTATCGCCTTCGCCCTGCAGGTCGTCAGCATCTCGGCGAACACCGCCAGTCCCGCCGATGCGGAACTGCGGAACCAGCACGCCGGACTGGCTCGCGGCGTCATGGACGAAGCAGCCACCGACGGCAATCTCTCCCGGATGCTCCGCTACTGGGACCAGAACGCCTCGGCGTTCCACGGGGCTGACGAGGGAGCGGCCGACGGCAGCTACTACGTCTCCCGGCTTCCACAGAACGCCGACGCCCCCGAATTCGGTCGGGCACTCGGGGAACCGTTCGACAATCGGCAGGTCCGGTACAACGTCGACCTCTATTACACGAGAGCGAACGGGACCCGAGGCCACCAGCAGTTGGTCGACTCGGGAACGCCGAGCGACGACGCAGTCCGGGTGGTGGGGACGGTGACTCTCTACGACGACACGCCGCTCCTCGATGCGAACGGGTCCCGCGAGAACACGACGCTCCGGGAGGTGGCGGCGGACTCGAATCAGGCCTTCTACGCGCCCGATGCACGGCCTGACGGCCCGCTCTACAACGTCGTCCGAGTGGAGGTGGTGCTATGGAAGCCCTGA
- a CDS encoding DUF7266 family protein — MGDRGVSTVVSYVLTLAIVAILTTTLLSAFAPFVTDQQQDATQSTLSVLGNDIAGDVDSVDRLATRGGDVRTVEFRTRLPDRIGGSRYEIAVENETTDGGPPYDYEIWLRTSEFEASAVVRLRTRTPVETRPGTDPLDGGTVRIGYNATADRVVIRNV, encoded by the coding sequence ATGGGTGACCGCGGCGTCTCGACGGTCGTCAGTTACGTGCTGACGCTGGCTATCGTGGCCATCCTGACGACGACGCTACTGAGCGCCTTCGCGCCGTTCGTAACCGACCAACAGCAGGATGCCACCCAGTCGACGCTGTCGGTGCTCGGCAACGACATCGCGGGGGACGTCGACTCGGTCGACAGACTCGCAACACGTGGCGGGGACGTCCGAACGGTCGAGTTCCGAACCCGGCTCCCGGACCGGATCGGCGGCAGCCGATACGAGATCGCCGTCGAGAACGAAACGACCGACGGGGGACCGCCCTACGATTACGAGATTTGGCTGCGAACGTCCGAGTTCGAGGCGAGCGCGGTCGTCCGCCTCCGGACGCGAACGCCCGTCGAGACGCGACCCGGAACCGACCCGTTAGACGGTGGCACGGTTCGTATCGGCTACAACGCGACGGCCGACCGGGTGGTGATTCGGAATGTGTGA
- a CDS encoding DUF7289 family protein codes for MCDADARPASERGRAQSELVGFLLVFSVVVLTIALVGLTGFVGLDGAKDFQRTTNAEQAFTGFADSVDDVARDGAPSRSTEIRIADGRLSLARTETRIQVTGVDGSTTNVTVRPAPVVYGSGTGTTITYRSSALIRRDGDAAVMFRDPGFVLTDERVVLPVVATNKAGGGPVGGTSAVEVRTVRAGTTVVAQDRPVANVTLNMTTRNPAVWVRYFEAAADDGPVTNVERNGDNVVVTLEPERATVTVHRVDVGFE; via the coding sequence ATGTGTGACGCCGACGCCCGCCCCGCCTCCGAACGCGGCCGCGCCCAGAGCGAACTCGTGGGCTTTCTCCTCGTGTTCAGCGTTGTCGTCCTCACAATCGCGCTGGTCGGCCTGACCGGGTTCGTCGGCCTCGACGGCGCGAAGGATTTCCAGCGAACGACCAACGCCGAACAGGCGTTCACCGGCTTTGCGGATTCCGTCGACGACGTGGCTCGGGATGGTGCGCCAAGTCGCTCTACCGAAATCCGAATCGCCGACGGGCGACTCTCGCTTGCGAGGACCGAGACGCGAATCCAGGTCACCGGCGTCGACGGGAGCACGACCAACGTGACCGTCCGTCCCGCCCCGGTCGTCTACGGGTCGGGGACGGGAACGACCATCACCTACCGCAGTAGCGCGCTGATTCGACGGGACGGCGACGCCGCCGTCATGTTCCGCGACCCGGGCTTCGTCCTGACCGACGAGCGGGTGGTCCTTCCCGTCGTGGCCACGAACAAGGCCGGCGGCGGTCCGGTCGGCGGCACCAGCGCCGTCGAAGTGCGGACGGTCCGCGCCGGAACCACCGTCGTCGCTCAGGACCGCCCCGTCGCGAACGTCACGCTGAACATGACGACCCGAAACCCCGCGGTCTGGGTCCGATACTTCGAGGCGGCCGCCGACGATGGTCCGGTGACGAACGTCGAGCGCAACGGCGACAACGTCGTGGTGACCCTCGAACCAGAGCGGGCGACCGTAACGGTCCATCGGGTCGACGTCGGGTTCGAGTAA
- a CDS encoding RAD55 family ATPase: protein MTETLETGIEVLDRKLDGGIPAGRVVALSASPTSQSELFLYEMAAVRPTTYLTTERTVADVEDALKQTGTDTDGVDIHRVSPAAPLSEARSAIEELPAESTLIVDPVRLLESTDSERYRSFVNDLKARIDETDGVALLHCLDGRDTPSQRDRTEYLVDIVFSLSTEVRGGTLQNDLAIPKFRGGEALPESIDLDLTADVTIDVSRKIA, encoded by the coding sequence ATGACCGAGACGCTGGAGACGGGAATCGAGGTCCTCGACCGGAAGCTGGACGGCGGCATCCCTGCCGGCCGCGTCGTCGCGCTATCGGCCTCGCCCACGAGCCAGTCGGAACTGTTCCTCTACGAGATGGCCGCGGTTCGGCCGACGACCTACCTGACGACCGAGCGGACGGTAGCCGACGTCGAGGACGCCCTGAAACAGACCGGAACGGACACCGACGGCGTCGACATCCACCGTGTTAGCCCCGCGGCCCCGCTGTCGGAGGCGCGGTCGGCCATCGAGGAACTGCCGGCGGAATCGACGCTCATCGTCGACCCGGTCCGGCTGCTCGAATCGACCGACTCCGAGCGATACCGGTCGTTCGTGAACGACCTGAAGGCCCGAATCGACGAAACCGACGGGGTGGCATTGCTCCATTGTCTCGACGGCCGCGACACCCCGTCCCAGCGTGACCGAACCGAGTATCTGGTAGACATCGTCTTCTCGCTTTCGACGGAGGTCCGTGGCGGCACCCTCCAGAACGATCTCGCGATTCCGAAGTTCCGCGGCGGGGAGGCGCTCCCGGAATCGATAGACCTGGATTTGACCGCCGACGTCACCATCGACGTCAGCCGGAAAATTGCCTAA